The following proteins are co-located in the Candidatus Nanosynbacter sp. HMT-352 genome:
- the fusA gene encoding elongation factor G: MAETHVPLKNFRNIGIIAHIDAGKTTTTEGILYRTGLTHKIGVVRGEGDGATTDWMAQEKERGITITSAAVTCFWKDHKINIIDTPGHIDFTAEVERSLRVLDGAVTVFDGKMGVEAQSETVWRQANKYGVPRICFVNKINQTGGDFYKSLESIHNRLSKQAFPVHLPIGFEKTIHGVVDLIDMKAYTYDDYTDHELKVGEIPADMLEKAKNARSLLVENAVEADDELTMKFLEQGEEAITVDELKMALRKRVLAGDFYLVTGGDGRGVIVEKLLDLMVDFLPSPLDVDEIWGKNPKTGDEVSRKPSDKEPLSALAFKIAADPFVGKLIFVRVYSGVLNSGSYVLNTTTGEKERIGRIVRMFADKREEISKVEAGDIAAVVGLKSTATGNTLADVAHPIALESIEFPEPPVSIAVEPKSKADQEKMALALQRLAEEDPTFRIHTDEETGQTIMSGMGELHLDILIDRMKREFKVEANIGEPQVAFRESIKGRSEVQGKHAKQSGGRGQYGDVWVRFEPNETGKGFEFVDEIKGGVVPQEYRPAVMKGIRETLEGGVIAGYPVVDVKATLYDGSYHDVDSSELAFSLAGSIAAREGIKQANPILLEPVMKVEVTTPEDFMGDIIGDLNSRRGRIDAMEDLMGGAKLIKAFVPLANMFGYTSDIRSMSQGRAASTMELAQYEEVPPNVAQEIIEKRNK, from the coding sequence ATGGCAGAGACGCATGTTCCGCTAAAGAATTTTAGAAATATTGGTATTATTGCCCATATTGACGCCGGTAAAACGACGACAACTGAGGGTATTTTGTATCGCACTGGCTTGACGCATAAGATCGGTGTGGTTCGTGGTGAAGGTGACGGTGCTACCACCGATTGGATGGCGCAGGAGAAAGAACGTGGTATTACTATTACGTCAGCTGCTGTGACTTGTTTCTGGAAAGACCACAAGATTAACATCATCGACACTCCAGGGCACATTGACTTTACTGCTGAGGTTGAGCGTAGTTTGCGCGTGCTTGACGGTGCAGTTACAGTCTTTGACGGTAAGATGGGCGTTGAGGCTCAGTCTGAAACTGTTTGGCGCCAGGCTAATAAGTACGGCGTGCCACGTATTTGTTTCGTTAACAAGATCAACCAGACTGGTGGTGACTTCTATAAATCTCTGGAGTCAATTCACAACCGTTTGAGTAAACAGGCTTTCCCAGTTCACTTGCCAATTGGTTTTGAAAAAACCATCCACGGTGTTGTCGACTTGATTGACATGAAGGCTTACACCTACGACGACTACACAGACCACGAACTTAAGGTTGGCGAAATTCCAGCTGATATGCTTGAAAAAGCTAAGAACGCACGTTCTCTGTTGGTTGAAAACGCTGTTGAAGCTGACGACGAACTTACTATGAAGTTCTTGGAGCAGGGCGAAGAAGCTATTACTGTTGACGAACTAAAGATGGCTCTACGTAAGCGCGTTTTGGCCGGTGACTTCTACCTAGTCACTGGTGGTGACGGTCGCGGCGTGATCGTTGAGAAGTTGCTTGACTTGATGGTTGACTTCTTGCCAAGCCCTCTAGACGTTGATGAAATTTGGGGAAAGAATCCAAAGACTGGCGACGAAGTTAGCCGCAAGCCATCAGACAAGGAGCCTTTGTCCGCTTTGGCGTTTAAGATTGCTGCCGACCCATTTGTTGGTAAATTGATCTTCGTTCGCGTCTATTCTGGTGTTCTGAACTCAGGAAGCTACGTACTTAACACGACAACTGGCGAGAAAGAGCGAATTGGACGAATTGTTCGTATGTTTGCTGACAAGCGTGAAGAAATTAGCAAGGTTGAAGCCGGTGACATCGCCGCTGTGGTTGGTTTGAAATCTACCGCAACTGGTAACACGTTAGCAGACGTAGCTCATCCGATTGCTCTTGAATCAATTGAATTCCCAGAGCCACCAGTATCGATTGCTGTTGAGCCAAAATCAAAGGCTGACCAAGAAAAGATGGCGTTGGCATTGCAGCGCTTGGCTGAAGAAGACCCAACTTTCCGAATTCACACTGACGAAGAAACAGGTCAGACAATTATGTCAGGAATGGGTGAGTTACACCTAGACATTCTTATTGACCGTATGAAGCGCGAATTTAAGGTTGAAGCCAACATTGGTGAACCTCAGGTTGCCTTCCGCGAAAGTATCAAGGGTCGTTCTGAAGTTCAAGGTAAGCACGCTAAGCAGTCTGGTGGTCGCGGTCAATATGGTGACGTTTGGGTTCGCTTTGAGCCAAATGAGACTGGTAAAGGCTTTGAATTCGTTGATGAAATTAAGGGTGGTGTGGTTCCTCAGGAATATCGCCCAGCTGTAATGAAGGGTATTCGCGAAACATTGGAAGGCGGTGTTATTGCTGGCTATCCAGTTGTTGATGTTAAGGCTACACTTTACGATGGTTCATACCACGATGTCGACTCTTCAGAATTGGCGTTCTCATTGGCAGGTTCGATAGCTGCTCGTGAAGGTATTAAACAGGCTAACCCAATCTTGCTTGAGCCAGTCATGAAGGTTGAAGTTACTACACCAGAAGATTTCATGGGTGACATCATCGGCGACCTTAACTCACGTCGCGGACGTATCGACGCCATGGAAGACTTGATGGGTGGCGCTAAGTTGATTAAGGCGTTTGTGCCACTAGCAAATATGTTCGGCTACACATCAGACATTCGCTCGATGTCTCAAGGTCGCGCCGCTTCAACGATGGAATTGGCTCAATATGAGGAAGTTCCACCAAACGTTGCGCAAGAGATTATCGAAAAGCGAAATAAATAA
- a CDS encoding YajQ family cyclic di-GMP-binding protein, which produces MASFSFDIVSEIDKAEMNNVFMQSEKEIQGRYDFKGTSAAIDWLDDKKGLKITGDNDWQVDAVLDIVRKKLVGRGQSSKVLDLSKEKVVSNLKTTWEIPFKQGLDQPTAKQITANIRANAPKAKPQIQGDLVRVTSASKDELQKVISLLRESDYDTPLQFVNYR; this is translated from the coding sequence ATGGCGAGTTTTTCGTTTGATATTGTGTCAGAAATTGACAAGGCTGAGATGAATAATGTTTTCATGCAGTCTGAAAAAGAAATCCAAGGGCGTTATGATTTTAAGGGGACGAGCGCGGCAATTGATTGGCTGGATGATAAAAAGGGTCTGAAAATTACCGGCGACAATGATTGGCAAGTTGATGCTGTTCTGGATATCGTGCGTAAGAAGTTGGTAGGGCGCGGTCAATCAAGCAAAGTTTTGGATTTATCAAAAGAGAAAGTTGTTTCGAACCTGAAGACGACTTGGGAGATTCCGTTCAAGCAAGGTCTTGATCAGCCGACGGCGAAGCAAATTACCGCTAATATTCGCGCTAATGCGCCGAAAGCTAAGCCGCAAATTCAGGGCGACCTCGTTCGTGTTACTTCTGCATCGAAGGATGAGCTGCAAAAAGTTATTAGTTTATTGCGGGAAAGTGATTATGACACACCTTTGCAATTTGTAAATTATCGTTAG
- a CDS encoding S1 family peptidase, producing the protein MNQKSMKKLKIVAIVLGVVFLISVIVGLIVVNNNRSSGVSKTAKKKIQKIFTEEDARNSQKVVSKYGYSIRYDKSIFTGEGHVLNKDSNEKQYSATTYADDELKESRAYAILRLNFRKGSEKPKEEEEKFSFRKIMPDFSIVTSRKKAYFDRSTMPEEYKDTKKYSDLDLMLQGDINKQKKDNPNLKYHTSDATISGRKFKKMVVDYGSTIDGKWQKTGEKITYLTIQNGRPYWMTIFALSKNSYTQPYIDQLEALVAKVTFQNPDSSYLVRVDGNNEAQVASATIAKTETKAENFSEDKDTTNTLDELDEDSVIKVVARNQIATVRVGTYRCADMIYTAQNGASMQLNGLCTGGIGSGSIVSDDGYIATNGHVTEVSNQSMIMGLNTDDHWNRYLRFVMDAGYVTRDTLRDLVNKARNGDQSAQAAIIGFINQVPADNIRSQNDRYDYVIQTSSEPIAREDDGSGKLKWKKTKTNIPAKKIDAEVDLKGHGMDLNSDKSDVAILKVEGRFPAVELGDSSKISRGDRVTAIGYPAIVDDGVNTKKSKTVPTVTQGDVSGSGSDAGGHKLFSMSAQIAAGNSGGPAFDNDGKQIGLNTYGGSSCADRSERNNSCFGEGIFRDIADLKTMAKKNNVALSANGELTKLWKDGLESFSQGKYSQAKAKFEQLDKKYPDNYLVAKMIEVSSNTPDDSTESETSSAEAGTSESENNTTVIIVVVVILSTGALFLTVSIIAIAVSVSNRRKMNAYPYPVAGQFPQQPQYPQQPYQQPIPPQQQYPQQNYYPQQPGQYPPTYAQPPMQQHPSNYPPAASAQNDNESKNPPAQS; encoded by the coding sequence ATGAATCAGAAGTCAATGAAGAAATTAAAAATTGTAGCCATCGTTCTGGGTGTAGTTTTCTTGATCTCCGTTATAGTTGGGCTGATTGTTGTTAATAATAACCGCTCTTCTGGGGTCAGTAAAACCGCAAAGAAGAAGATTCAGAAGATTTTTACCGAAGAAGATGCCAGGAATTCACAGAAGGTCGTTTCCAAATATGGCTATTCGATTCGGTACGACAAGAGTATTTTTACTGGCGAAGGTCACGTCTTAAATAAAGACTCTAATGAAAAGCAGTATAGCGCCACTACGTATGCCGACGATGAGCTGAAAGAAAGCCGCGCTTATGCGATTTTGCGATTGAATTTCCGAAAAGGCTCAGAAAAGCCGAAGGAGGAAGAAGAGAAGTTCTCGTTTAGGAAGATTATGCCAGACTTCTCAATCGTAACTTCGCGCAAAAAAGCTTATTTTGATCGCTCAACGATGCCCGAGGAATACAAGGACACGAAGAAATATTCAGATTTGGATTTAATGCTTCAGGGCGATATCAACAAGCAGAAAAAGGATAATCCGAACTTAAAATATCACACCAGCGACGCGACGATTTCTGGACGGAAGTTTAAGAAGATGGTCGTCGATTACGGAAGCACTATTGACGGCAAGTGGCAGAAAACTGGTGAAAAAATAACTTACTTGACAATTCAGAACGGCAGGCCGTATTGGATGACGATTTTTGCATTGAGTAAAAATTCGTACACACAGCCATACATTGACCAGCTGGAGGCGCTGGTTGCTAAGGTAACTTTCCAGAATCCAGACAGTAGCTACTTGGTTAGGGTTGATGGCAATAATGAGGCGCAAGTGGCTTCAGCTACGATAGCTAAGACCGAAACTAAGGCGGAAAATTTCTCAGAAGATAAAGACACTACAAATACTTTGGATGAACTAGACGAAGATTCCGTCATCAAAGTGGTGGCAAGGAATCAAATTGCTACTGTCCGCGTGGGAACATATCGTTGTGCTGATATGATTTACACGGCGCAAAACGGCGCGAGCATGCAGCTGAATGGTTTGTGTACGGGTGGAATTGGTAGCGGGTCGATTGTTTCTGACGACGGCTACATCGCTACAAATGGACATGTGACTGAGGTTTCGAACCAAAGCATGATCATGGGCCTCAACACGGATGATCATTGGAATAGATATTTGCGATTTGTAATGGACGCGGGCTATGTGACTCGAGATACGCTTCGTGATTTGGTGAATAAGGCACGAAATGGCGATCAGAGCGCACAGGCGGCGATTATAGGATTTATCAACCAAGTTCCCGCTGATAATATACGCTCGCAAAACGATCGATATGATTATGTCATTCAGACATCAAGCGAACCTATTGCGCGCGAAGATGACGGTTCGGGTAAGCTTAAGTGGAAAAAGACGAAGACTAATATTCCAGCTAAGAAAATTGACGCGGAAGTTGATTTGAAGGGTCATGGCATGGATCTGAATAGCGACAAAAGTGATGTGGCGATTCTGAAGGTTGAAGGGCGATTTCCAGCGGTAGAGCTAGGTGATAGCTCTAAGATTTCTAGAGGAGATCGTGTGACGGCGATTGGTTATCCAGCGATTGTCGACGACGGTGTGAATACGAAGAAGAGTAAGACTGTGCCAACCGTTACTCAGGGAGATGTTTCTGGTTCGGGCAGTGACGCGGGTGGTCATAAGCTGTTTTCAATGAGTGCGCAAATTGCGGCAGGTAACAGTGGCGGTCCAGCGTTCGATAATGATGGCAAGCAAATTGGATTGAACACTTACGGCGGCTCATCTTGTGCGGACAGGAGCGAGCGCAACAATTCTTGTTTTGGAGAGGGGATATTTCGTGATATCGCTGATCTAAAAACTATGGCGAAGAAAAATAATGTTGCGTTATCGGCGAACGGCGAATTGACTAAGCTCTGGAAAGACGGCTTGGAGAGTTTTTCTCAAGGTAAATATTCTCAGGCAAAGGCTAAGTTTGAACAATTGGATAAAAAATACCCCGACAATTATTTAGTAGCAAAGATGATCGAAGTTTCATCCAATACTCCAGATGATTCTACGGAAAGCGAGACATCTAGCGCAGAAGCTGGAACGAGCGAATCAGAAAATAACACTACAGTTATAATCGTGGTTGTGGTGATTCTTTCAACGGGAGCATTATTCTTAACAGTGTCAATTATCGCAATTGCCGTTTCTGTCAGTAATCGCCGTAAGATGAATGCCTATCCATATCCTGTCGCTGGACAATTCCCGCAGCAGCCTCAGTATCCGCAGCAGCCGTATCAGCAGCCAATTCCGCCGCAACAACAATATCCGCAACAAAATTACTATCCGCAGCAACCCGGTCAATACCCACCAACGTACGCGCAGCCGCCTATGCAACAGCATCCATCTAACTATCCACCCGCGGCGTCAGCTCAGAACGACAACGAGTCTAAAAATCCTCCAGCTCAGAGCTAG
- the tgt gene encoding tRNA guanosine(34) transglycosylase Tgt, with translation MQEKPFSFEITSRFNDTLARTGIIHTPHGDIKTPAFIVVGTKANVKAMIPEMVKDVGAQAVLANAYHLYLQPGHELIEKAGYLGKFMHWDGPTFTDSGGFQVLSLGSGFKKVLAMSTDVDEEIAIAKKSSRHAWVDENGVMFKSHLDGSYHKFTPELSMQIQAGIGADITFAFDELTSLIDPYEYQVEALARTHAWAERSLAEVKRLRAARPDKPYQALFGVLQGANYEDLRKQTAEFLGAMDFDGYGIGGALEKETMAQTIQWVNQILPENRPRHLLGISEPDDIFAAIEQGIDTFDCVSPTRVARNGAAYTPFGRVNVRGQKYREMFAPIMDNCDCYTCKNYTAAYLCHLLHARESLAGTLLSIHNERFIVKLVDDIRVSLENGTFYEFRDSFLAKYYSKK, from the coding sequence ATGCAGGAAAAACCTTTTTCTTTTGAAATAACTTCACGATTTAACGACACGTTGGCGCGAACGGGAATTATTCATACGCCACATGGTGATATTAAAACGCCGGCGTTTATTGTTGTTGGAACTAAGGCTAATGTTAAGGCGATGATTCCTGAGATGGTGAAGGATGTTGGTGCACAGGCAGTGCTGGCGAACGCTTATCATTTGTATCTGCAGCCAGGACATGAGTTGATTGAAAAGGCAGGATATCTTGGTAAATTTATGCACTGGGACGGGCCGACTTTCACAGATAGCGGTGGGTTTCAGGTTTTAAGTTTGGGCTCTGGCTTTAAGAAGGTTTTGGCTATGAGCACTGATGTTGATGAAGAAATTGCGATTGCTAAAAAATCGTCGCGTCATGCTTGGGTGGACGAAAACGGCGTGATGTTTAAGTCGCATCTGGACGGCTCTTATCATAAATTTACGCCAGAATTGTCCATGCAAATTCAGGCTGGAATTGGCGCTGATATTACTTTTGCGTTTGACGAATTGACCTCTTTGATTGATCCGTATGAATATCAAGTTGAGGCGCTGGCCAGGACGCATGCTTGGGCGGAGCGAAGTTTGGCGGAAGTCAAGCGTTTGCGGGCGGCTCGTCCAGATAAGCCGTACCAAGCTTTATTTGGCGTTTTGCAAGGCGCGAATTACGAGGATTTGCGGAAACAAACTGCCGAGTTTTTGGGCGCGATGGATTTTGATGGCTATGGAATCGGTGGCGCGCTGGAAAAGGAAACTATGGCGCAAACTATTCAGTGGGTTAATCAAATTCTGCCTGAAAATAGGCCGCGTCATTTACTAGGAATTTCCGAGCCTGATGATATTTTTGCGGCAATTGAGCAGGGAATTGACACTTTTGACTGTGTGAGTCCGACGCGAGTGGCTAGGAATGGCGCCGCTTATACGCCGTTTGGTCGAGTCAATGTGCGCGGTCAAAAATACCGCGAGATGTTTGCGCCGATTATGGATAATTGCGATTGCTATACTTGCAAGAATTACACGGCGGCTTATCTCTGTCATCTTTTGCACGCTCGTGAGTCGTTGGCTGGAACGTTGTTGTCAATTCATAACGAGCGATTTATCGTTAAGTTGGTTGACGATATTCGTGTCAGCTTGGAGAATGGAACTTTTTACGAGTTTCGCGATTCGTTCTTGGCGAAGTATTATAGTAAGAAATAG
- a CDS encoding alpha-amylase family glycosyl hydrolase gives MSKKTLVDLDQWLAPHKFTIQAREKYISSKLKTVLSGKTPAEFAMGFLHFGLHKTDVGWAFREWAPNATQIFLVGDFSDWKEREEFALSRDENGEWSINLPEDSLRHGQKYKLRVHWSDGDGWRLPSYANYVIQDENSVDFSAVVWSPKTPYDWQYKTPPKPKVPLIYEAHVGMSSQEEKVASFSEFTTEVLPRIKESGYNTIQLMAIAEHPYYGSFGYHVSNFFAVSSKFGTPDDFKKLADTAHGMGLRVIIDLVHAHAAKNEVEGLSNFAGDPTQYFKPTNHPEWDSRLFDYDKPEVLHFLASNCRWWLDEYHIDGFRFDGVTSMIYHDHGLGKSFTSYDDYFRDDVDKDALAYLRLANETIHAIRPDATTIAEEMSGFPGLGASTKDGGLGFDYRLQMGAPDLWIKTLKEKNDEDWDLGQLAYTLSSHRPEEKVINYAESHDQALVGDKTLIFRLIDKNMYWHMDKIDPDLTVERGMALHKLIRLMTAGLHGGGYLNFMGNEFGHPEWIDFPREGNNWSFKHACRQWNLRDNGFLKYQWLGDFDTALMKIIRQIDNPNVRHLMVRQSDHTVSFMHGDFLFVVNFSPDKSHSDYAVPAEAGSYKLALSSDDKNFGGQERIDHNSRFFTSPAHNNHNLKVYLPARTGIILDKVD, from the coding sequence ATGAGCAAGAAAACTCTTGTTGATTTGGACCAGTGGCTAGCCCCGCACAAATTCACAATTCAGGCGCGCGAGAAGTATATTTCTTCGAAGCTGAAAACAGTTTTAAGCGGCAAGACGCCAGCCGAATTCGCGATGGGTTTTTTACATTTCGGACTCCATAAAACAGATGTGGGCTGGGCGTTTAGAGAATGGGCGCCGAATGCGACTCAGATATTTTTGGTTGGCGATTTTTCAGATTGGAAAGAGCGTGAGGAATTCGCCTTAAGTCGTGATGAAAACGGCGAATGGAGCATAAATCTTCCTGAAGATTCACTCCGCCACGGACAAAAATACAAATTGCGCGTCCATTGGTCTGACGGCGACGGCTGGCGACTGCCTTCATACGCAAATTACGTCATCCAAGATGAAAATTCTGTCGATTTTTCCGCGGTCGTGTGGTCGCCAAAAACTCCCTATGATTGGCAATACAAAACCCCGCCCAAGCCAAAAGTTCCTTTAATTTACGAAGCGCACGTTGGCATGAGCAGTCAGGAAGAAAAAGTAGCCAGCTTCAGCGAATTTACCACGGAGGTTTTGCCGCGAATTAAAGAATCTGGTTATAACACCATTCAACTTATGGCAATCGCCGAGCATCCATATTACGGCAGTTTCGGTTATCACGTCAGCAATTTTTTCGCGGTTTCGTCAAAATTTGGCACGCCCGACGATTTTAAAAAATTGGCTGACACGGCGCACGGAATGGGACTGCGCGTCATCATTGACCTCGTCCACGCTCACGCCGCCAAAAACGAAGTCGAAGGTCTGAGCAATTTCGCTGGTGATCCGACACAATATTTCAAGCCAACAAATCATCCAGAATGGGATTCGCGATTATTCGATTACGACAAGCCAGAAGTTTTGCATTTTTTGGCAAGCAATTGCCGTTGGTGGTTGGACGAATATCACATTGACGGATTTAGGTTTGATGGCGTAACTAGTATGATTTACCACGACCACGGACTCGGAAAAAGTTTCACTAGTTATGATGATTATTTCCGCGACGACGTCGACAAAGACGCGCTCGCTTATTTACGGCTGGCAAATGAAACCATTCACGCCATTCGCCCCGACGCCACAACAATTGCAGAGGAAATGAGCGGTTTTCCTGGACTTGGCGCATCGACAAAGGACGGCGGGCTGGGCTTTGATTATCGCCTGCAAATGGGTGCGCCAGATTTATGGATAAAAACTCTGAAAGAGAAAAATGATGAAGATTGGGATTTGGGGCAATTGGCTTACACTTTGAGTTCGCATAGACCAGAGGAAAAAGTCATCAATTACGCCGAAAGTCACGATCAAGCGCTCGTCGGTGATAAAACGCTGATTTTCCGATTGATTGATAAAAATATGTATTGGCACATGGATAAAATTGATCCAGACTTAACAGTTGAGCGTGGCATGGCGCTGCATAAACTGATTCGTCTGATGACAGCTGGGCTGCATGGTGGCGGTTATTTGAATTTTATGGGCAACGAATTCGGGCATCCGGAATGGATTGATTTTCCGCGCGAGGGTAATAATTGGTCGTTTAAGCACGCTTGTCGGCAATGGAATTTACGCGATAACGGCTTCTTAAAATATCAATGGTTGGGCGATTTTGACACGGCGCTGATGAAAATTATTAGGCAAATTGATAATCCTAATGTTCGCCATTTGATGGTTCGCCAATCCGATCACACGGTAAGTTTTATGCACGGAGACTTTTTATTTGTTGTCAATTTTTCACCCGACAAATCTCACTCAGATTACGCAGTACCCGCAGAAGCTGGCTCTTATAAGTTGGCATTAAGTAGCGACGACAAGAACTTCGGCGGACAGGAGCGAATAGACCATAATTCCCGATTTTTTACTTCCCCAGCTCACAATAATCACAATCTTAAAGTTTACTTGCCAGCCAGAACGGGCATTATTTTAGATAAAGTTGACTAG
- the rpsL gene encoding 30S ribosomal protein S12 produces the protein MPTINQLVRKPRQTAKKKSKSPALGRIHNALKTRYYDQNAPLKRGVCVRVTTKTPKKPNSALRKVARVKLNNGYEVWAYIGGEGHNLQEHAVVLIRGGRVPDLPGVRYHIVRGALDLQGVNNRKKGRSKYGTKKGDK, from the coding sequence ATGCCAACAATCAACCAATTGGTGCGCAAACCGCGCCAAACGGCTAAGAAAAAGTCCAAGTCGCCAGCACTAGGTCGTATTCATAACGCCCTAAAAACACGTTATTACGACCAGAATGCACCGCTTAAGCGTGGTGTTTGTGTGCGTGTGACGACTAAGACGCCAAAGAAACCAAACTCAGCTTTGCGTAAAGTTGCTCGTGTTAAATTGAACAACGGCTATGAAGTTTGGGCGTACATCGGTGGTGAAGGTCACAACTTGCAGGAGCACGCCGTGGTCTTGATCCGCGGTGGTCGTGTGCCTGACCTTCCTGGTGTGCGTTATCACATCGTACGTGGTGCGCTTGACCTTCAAGGCGTCAACAACCGTAAGAAGGGCCGCTCTAAGTACGGTACAAAGAAAGGGGATAAATAA
- the rpsG gene encoding 30S ribosomal protein S7, whose protein sequence is MPRKVTKKLQRELKPDRRYQSVLVQRLINKSMLDGKKLAAERAVYTALETAAKKLDSEDPLAVFEKALKNVSPSFEVKSRRVGGANYQIPFPVQGHRQLHYAFSWLVQAARARSGMPYSQRLALEIVDAYNEAGAAFKKKEDTHKMAEANRAFAHFARG, encoded by the coding sequence ATGCCTCGTAAAGTTACCAAGAAGTTGCAGCGTGAACTTAAACCTGATCGCCGATACCAAAGCGTGCTGGTTCAGCGTTTGATCAACAAGTCAATGCTAGACGGTAAGAAATTGGCGGCTGAGCGCGCTGTTTACACAGCCCTAGAAACTGCCGCTAAGAAATTGGATTCTGAAGATCCATTGGCAGTGTTTGAAAAAGCATTGAAGAACGTTAGCCCAAGCTTCGAGGTTAAATCTCGCCGCGTTGGTGGTGCTAACTACCAGATTCCATTCCCAGTCCAGGGACATCGACAATTGCACTATGCGTTTAGCTGGCTAGTCCAAGCAGCCCGCGCTCGTAGTGGAATGCCATATTCACAGCGTTTGGCATTGGAAATCGTTGACGCTTACAATGAAGCTGGTGCTGCCTTTAAGAAGAAGGAAGACACCCACAAGATGGCTGAAGCTAACCGCGCCTTTGCGCACTTTGCTCGCGGCTAA
- a CDS encoding threonine/serine exporter family protein, producing MKKKVPKFIEQSLARVANLYSFEPEHHLEKIDESLTPNMRALRLAMTIAEQLLSMGVVARDVVRMAQGITRTYCRRPVHVDVSYTLVTISQDRGVSHEPLTMARVIVPDDPNYQLIQALQLLALDIRRKQLSLEEAEERLQQILKKPTEHSRLVVYAAGGLVSAGSVILYGGSLLMASIAFLLGFLATGLLRWLGRIGAPLFYSQALVAIFVTLVAAGAAWCSNYMGLSVNATLLVISGIVLLVAGLMFVGAFQDAIDEYYMTANARLLKVVMATGGVIAGVMVGLYIATKFGITFPATPDRLTLADKHTQYLGAGIIAAAFVLRNHSRFLGMIISGLIAIFGWWISRLAMSFGFDIVTASGIAAAVIGLVAVLTSRLWKFPSLAIIAAGIVPLVPGLSLYNGLMGVVLYPPNSVNFLPALAILARAILIGVAVPIGASFGNIVGRPIRRQFINLFRRNTQAS from the coding sequence GTGAAGAAAAAAGTACCAAAATTCATTGAGCAATCATTAGCCCGAGTCGCTAATCTTTACAGCTTTGAGCCAGAGCATCATCTGGAGAAAATTGACGAAAGTTTGACGCCGAATATGCGAGCTTTGCGCCTGGCTATGACGATCGCCGAGCAACTTCTGAGCATGGGCGTGGTGGCGCGCGATGTGGTTCGTATGGCGCAAGGAATCACGCGGACATATTGCCGCAGACCCGTTCACGTGGACGTGAGCTACACTTTGGTGACAATTTCTCAAGACCGCGGAGTTAGCCATGAGCCTTTGACGATGGCGCGAGTTATCGTTCCTGACGACCCTAATTATCAATTGATTCAAGCATTGCAATTATTAGCCCTCGACATTCGTCGCAAGCAACTTTCTCTGGAAGAAGCCGAAGAACGATTGCAACAAATACTCAAAAAACCCACCGAACATTCCCGACTAGTCGTTTACGCGGCGGGCGGATTAGTGAGCGCGGGTTCCGTCATTCTATACGGCGGCAGTTTACTCATGGCATCAATCGCGTTTCTGCTCGGATTCCTGGCAACTGGATTACTGAGGTGGCTGGGGCGTATTGGCGCGCCGTTGTTTTATTCGCAAGCCCTCGTGGCGATTTTCGTAACATTGGTGGCGGCGGGCGCAGCTTGGTGTAGCAATTATATGGGGCTAAGCGTCAATGCAACATTGTTGGTTATCAGCGGCATCGTTTTATTAGTCGCGGGACTAATGTTTGTCGGCGCGTTCCAGGACGCAATTGACGAATACTACATGACTGCCAACGCCAGATTGTTAAAAGTCGTAATGGCGACGGGCGGTGTAATTGCCGGCGTGATGGTCGGATTATACATTGCGACAAAATTTGGCATAACATTCCCTGCAACACCAGATCGATTAACATTAGCCGACAAGCACACTCAATATTTGGGCGCTGGAATTATCGCGGCGGCGTTCGTTCTGAGAAATCATTCTCGATTTTTGGGGATGATCATTTCTGGATTGATCGCAATTTTCGGCTGGTGGATTTCAAGATTAGCCATGAGTTTTGGCTTTGATATCGTAACAGCAAGCGGCATCGCGGCGGCGGTAATTGGGCTGGTCGCAGTCCTGACTTCCAGATTATGGAAATTCCCCTCCCTGGCGATCATCGCGGCGGGAATTGTGCCGCTAGTCCCAGGATTGTCGCTTTACAATGGATTAATGGGCGTCGTCTTATATCCACCGAACAGCGTTAACTTCTTGCCAGCCTTGGCTATCTTAGCGCGAGCAATTCTCATCGGCGTAGCAGTACCAATTGGTGCGTCATTCGGCAACATCGTCGGCCGCCCAATTCGCCGACAATTCATCAATTTATTCCGTCGAAACACGCAAGCGTCATGA